DNA from Paraburkholderia sp. PGU19:
CGCACCACCGAATGCACGGCCGCGCCCGTGAAAATCTGCGCGCCATGCGCGGCGGCGTCGGGCAGATAGTTCATATGCGTCGAGTTCTTCGCGCCGTGGTTGCAGCCCGAATTGCAGTCGCCGCAGCCGACGCAGCGGTTCTGGTCGACGCCCGCCGCGTTCTTGCCTTCCTTGAACGTCACCGTGATGGGCGGGCGGTAGAAACGGTCGCTCATGCCGAGCCGTTTCGCTGACAACTCGAGCGCATCGAGTTTCGGCAGGTTGGGGTAGTCGTCGGGGACGGGCGTCGCGCCGAGCATCGTTTTGGCGCGTTCGTAGCAAACGTCGAGATTTGCCTGGTCTGCACGCAAGGCGGCGGGCCAGCGCGGATCGTCCCACAGTCGCGCGTCGGGCTTGAGCGCGACGTTCGCGTTGATCAGCGACGTGCCGCCGAGTCCACAGCCGACCACCACGTTGACATCGGGATTCACGTGCACTTCGAGCAGCGCGAGGGGCGAGCCGATCTGCGCGACGCCCGTGTTGTACTGCATTTGCGCGACACCTTCGAGCGGCGTGGCGGGAAAGTCGCCCGCCATGAACTCGCGGCCGCGTTCGAGCAGGCACACGCTGCGTTTCGCGCGAGCCATGCGGCTCGCGGCAATCGCGCCGCCATAGCCGGAACCCACGACCACGACCTCGTAATGGTCCTTCATCGCCGAAAGGGCGCTGGACAAGCGGTTCATTCGACCACCTCTTTGTATTGGATGTGTGCCGGGCGGGGGAAACCTGGCGATATAGACGGCTGGCTGGCGCTCACAGCCTCTTTATCCTGGACTTCGCGCAGCGAAATGCAAAGGGAAAACGCGCGTTTAGCCGTGTGATTCAAAAATTGCTGTGATTGCAGGCGTGGAGTACTTTCGTGCGGACAGGTGCCATCAGGCAGCGGTCGCGCGAACTGCACGTAGGATGAAGCGTAGAGACGGGCTCGTTCTGGTTGGCGACGCGTAATAAGCGAGCCGGATTGTCAAATTCGAATCGAAGGCCGCGATTGTTAAACGTTAAGCGAGTTAAGGTTCAAACGGCGCGCTCAGTTGTTCACGCCGCCGCTTCGATCAGCTCTTCGTCGGGCGTGGTGGCGGCTTCCGTCGCTTCCGCTGCGAGCAGGTTGAACACGACGAGGATCGCCTCGCGGTTTTCAGCGTGAATTTCAATGCCGAGTTCGTCGCGCAGCCATTGGCCGATCTTCGTGTTGGAAAACTGCGCGGCGTCGTCCGTCTTCTTCATCGTGACACCGAGCTTGACGGCACGATAGTGATAGGAGGGCACCCGATGCTGCGCGGCTACCGCCGACAGACCGCCTTTCGCTTCCGAGCACCAGCCGAGGCTGCCCGCGAGCACGATGCGCTCGGGCGCATCGAGCGACGCGATGAACTCGCGCGCGGCCTGGCGCACGCCGCGTTCGCTCAGGCCGTACTGCAGCAGCACGCTTTCGATGGGATCTTCGAGCGCCTGCGCGCGCAGGTCGATCTCCTGCATCATGCCTTCGTGTTCCATCGACACGTTGCGCTGATGGCTCGCGCTCCTCAGGCAGTCGATCAGATAGCGGCGGAAGTAAGCGCAGATCGCGTAGCTGTTGGACGGCGCGCTTTCCGGCGTGGCCTTCGACTCGACATGGCCGGGCGCGAGACGCAGCACCTTCGTATAGATGAACTGATGCACGAGCTCTTCCTTGTCTTCGCCGAGCGCGTGCAATTCGAGCGGGTGGTAGGTGCGCAATGCGCGCTTCACGAGGTCGTACATCGACATCATTTCGTCGTCCGTGAGCTGCGTGCGGCGGCGCCACAGGTCGGGAAGAACGGCTTCGTCGAGAGTGCGTGCAAAAACCTGGCTCGGAACTGCGCCCATGAAGGCCTCCATCGGTAAGGGGCAAGGAGCGCGGTGGCGGCGGGGGATGCCGCCAGTAGAGCCTCGACAAACAGGCATGAAACAGGTCGTGAAGCTGAACCTTCAGAGGCTGTCGGCCGCGCTTGAATGTTGAATCGTTGAAACCAGTATGCTTTTTGCACGCGGCGCCGCCTATATGGATTAAGTGATAGCTGAAGGGTAAACCGCCGGTAAGACGGGTAAACTATCTTTAGACTGTGCCGGGTGCTCTTTATAGGACGCGTGAGGCGCGGGTTTTATTCCCAATCTGGTGCAATCGGCGGCGGCTTGACAGAAAACGAAACGACCAGGAAATCTCATACCGCACGGGAGCGATCGCTAAAAGCACGCGTTCCCGCCGACCGCAAAATCAATTGAATGGACGGGAGCGACGCGCCCAGGCGCCAGCTCCTGCCGACAAGGAGACCGCACGATGCGGGCCGATCCCATCCAGCGCGCGATCGACGAAGACCTCGTGCGCGTGCTGTACGCGCAGGACCCGATTGCTTTCTTCACGCACTGGTTCTCGATTGCGGTGCTGGTGGCGATCTACTGGAATAACATCCCGCATCCGCATCTTTTCGCGGCCTGCTTCATCTTCTATGGCTTCGCCAACTGCGCGAGCCTCGCGCTGTGGATGTGCAACCGGCGCTGGCCCGAGTCCGTCTCGCCGCGCGCGTGGATCAACCTGCATGCCGCGCGCGGCGCGCTGCTCTACAGCGCGCCTGGCCTCGCGATCTGGTTCGCGTTCCAGAGCCCGCACACGGATCTCCCCATCCTGCACACGGTGATGCTCGTTACGCTGGCGGCGGGCGTGTTCATGTCGAACGGTTTCGACGTCGCCAACTTCGCGACGGCGATCCCGTTCCTGCTGCTGCCCGCAATCGTGCTGCACTTCAGCACGCACGCGTTCGACCGGACGATTCTCGCGATCGTCCTCGCGTTCTTCTTCTGCGCGATCAACGTTTATGCGCTCAGCTACCGCAAGCTGTTCCAGCGCGTCGTGCAGGCGCGCGTTGACCAGCAGGCGCTCGCCGAATCGCTCGCTGCGCAAAAGCTCGTTGCCGAGGAAGCGAGCCTCGCGAAGACGCGCTTCTTCGCCGCCGCGAGTCACGATCTGCGTCAGCCGCTGCATGCGATCGGGCTGCTCGCGGCGTCGCTGAACGACACGTCGGCGACGCCCGTGCAGCACGCGAAGACGGCCAGTAACATCGCCAACAATGTCGAGGCGCTGAACCAGCTGTTCAACCAGGTGCTCGATCTGGCGCGGCTCGAAAGCGGCGTCACGCAGGTCATCAAGCTGCATTTCCGGCTGTCCGAACTGTTCGATCGCGTCGGCAACCAGTATTGGCCGCAGGCGGCCGCGAAGGGGCTCGCGCTGCGCATCGCGCCGACGGACGCCGTGATCCACGACGACCCCGTGCTGCTGGAGCGGATCCTGAGCAACCTGCTGTCGAACGCGGTGCGCTATACGGAAAGCGGCGCGATCTGGATGGGCTTCCGGCGCGCGGGGCGGAGCGAGGGTGGCTATATCGAGGTGCGCGACTCGGGCATCGGCATTCCGCGGGCAGAGCAAGGGCGCATCTTCGAAGAGTTCTATCAGGTCGCCAATCCGCAGCGCGACGCACGGCAAGGGCATGGGCTCGGGCTGCCGACCGTCAAGCGGCTCGTCGAGATGCTGGGCGGGCAGTTGCAATTGCGCTCGGTGCCGGGGCGCGGCTCGGTGTTCCGGTTTCCTGTGCAGGCGGGCGATCCGGCGCGGATCGTCGCCGGGCTGAACGATTCCGTCGCGAGCGGAGGGGCGGCGCTCGGGCGCCACGTGCTGTGCATCGACGACGAGCCGGCGATCCTCGAAGGCATACAGAGCCTGCTGGGCCGCTGGGGCTGCGTCGTGCGCGGCGTGCCTGACGAGCGTCTCGCGCTGCTGGCCATCGACGAAGGCTTCATGCCCGATGCCGTGCTCTGCGACTATCAGCTGGCGAACCACCGCACGGGCGCGCAGGCGCTCGGCGCCGTGCGCGACGCGCTCCGACGGCGCGGCCGAGAGCGCGTGGTGACGCTGCTGATCACGGGCGATATGGCGTCGGTGGAACTGGAGGCGCTGGCGATGCAAGGCATCCCCGTGCTGCACAAGCCCGTGACGCCCGCGCGGCTGCGCCGTACGCTGGAGATGCTGTGGCAGCAGCCGGGCGCGATTGCAGACAGGCCGGGTAATCGCGCGGAATCTGTGACTTCTGAACAGCCGTTGACGACCCGCGGCTGATTCACTCCGGCGCCGACATGCCGGGCTTTTCTGCCTGGGTTCCCGTTAGCATCAATGGCTCGCGTCATGACGCGAGCCACCTCGCGACCATCGACGATCTATTTCCTACTGGCGCCGCCGCCGTATAGCGTCGTTACGCTTCCGCTTACCACCTGCGCCACCTTGTCCCCGCCTGTTCGTCAGCCTTTTTGAGAAGTGTCTGATCGACCGAAGCCATGCCTGGCTGCTGAAATAAGCCGTTTCGCGATAACAGCGGCTCCCAGGCCGCCGTGAACGTTTTCCGGCAACCTTCGCGTCCGGCCTATCGGCCCGGCGCGGCTTTCGATTCAATGAGGTGTAGAAGTGAATGGACATCCATCCGACAAGCTCGTCGCAGGCGTGCTGGCGGGCGCGCTGCTGACAACCGTTTTCGTGGTCGGCATGTTGTATCTCGGCATTCCCGCCGAGCACCACGCGAACATGGCAATGCGCCTGGGCGCGCCCGTCGCGCTGTCGTGCGCGTTGCTGTTTCCCCTGCCGCTGCTGCATCGCACGGTCATGCGCGAGCGCCGCAGCGAGTTCCTCCTCGACGAGGACCTCAACGCGATGCTGTTAGGCCGCGCGATCGGCGTGATCGGCGGCGTTGCGCTAGGCGTCACGCTGGCGACGGAAATGCTCTGACGGGCATCGATCAAGTGCGGCTGCAAAGGCCGCGTCCTGCCGAAGGCGACGTTCTGTCGCCTTCTTTTTTATCCCCATTCAAAGCGTCTTTCCCGCTTCGAGCCAGCCGTTGATGACGGCAATGGCGGTCGCGCGGTTGTGCACGCCGAGCGCACGGAAGATCACCGAAAGATGGACCTTGATCGTGCCTTCGGCGACGCCGAGATCGCGCGCGATCATCTTGTTGGTCCAGCCGCGATGCACGAGCCGCATGATTTCCTGCTGACGCGGCGACAGGTTCTCCAGCAGATGCTGCTGATGCGGCTGCAGCGCCTCGATGCGAACGGGCGCGGCTTCTGGCGGCGCGGCCGTCGTCTGCCCGGCGATGGCGGTTGCGCTCGCTGTCATAGCGGCCTCCGCCGTGGCAGTCGCGGTTGCTGTGTCCGCGCTGCGCGAGCCGAGCAGGCTGAGCGCTTCCATCGGTACATACGCGCCGCCCGACAGCACCAGCTCGATCGCCTTGAGCATCACGCTGGCCGGCTGGCGCTTCGGCACGAAGCCGAGCGCGCCCGCCGCGAGCACGGCGCGCATCTCATCCGGCGATTCTTCCGCCGACAGCACGACCACAGGCAGCGCCGGATTGGCTTTCAGCAGGGCGTGCAATGAAGAAGCGCCCGTCATGCCGGGCATGTGAAGGTCGACGATGGCGAGATCGTGGTTGGCGTCGGGCCTTGCGGCCGCGGCCAGTGTTTCCCAGGTGTCGGCTTCGTCGAATACGGCGTCGGGATCGAGTCCGCGTAGCAGACCCTTGACGCCCTGGCGGATCAGTTCATGATCGTCGGCAACAAGAAACTTCATGATGTCTCCGCTGTGGACCAGAGTTGGCGCTTTGGCGCCTTCCTCTCGTCCCATGCAGGCGCTCGGCCCTGCCGGTGTTGTGCCCATGTTGTCGGTCGGGACGAGGGCGGAGCGCGCGCTCCCCGTTGCGCACGCTCCGTCCACAAGGCAGCGACGCACCCGGGCGTGAACGCCCGCTGCGCATCGCAACCCGCTGCACTCCCTGCGGCCCGACCAGCGGTGGGCCGTCCATGCAGCAACAGCTTGTTTTGCTTCCCAAGCCGCGATCATATGCCGGATCGCCGGATGGGTCATGCTTGTCGCCCGGTTTCGCGGGCCTTCCGGCCAGCGCGCGTCCGCGCTTCATTGTTCGCGCCGGCCGTCATGAATGCAACGGCGTCGGCGCGGTTCAATCAGATGCTTTGGTCTCGCTCGCGCAGCCGCTGCGGCCTCACCGGAAAGTCCGGCGCGGTCGTCGCGGTTTGGGCGCGTGTGGTTTTCCCTGGTTTGTACGGCACTGCATCGGAGGCCAGGAGGATGGTGCTCTCGCGGCCTGCTACGTAGACGAGCTTCGCGGAAGGATTTTGAAGGCAAGCGGGCGGCCTGGATGGGTCGCCCGGCCGGTTATGCGTGGCGGATGCGCTCACGCATGGTTGGCTGTCGTCGACTGCTCACGTAATCGCAAACAGCGTCGCGTTCATCAGGGCCTTGAACGCATAGCCGACGATCATCGCGCCGCCCACGCCGCCGCACCACAGCAGGACGAACCAGAGCCAGCCGGGCAGCCGTACCTGGCGCGAGCGCGAGCGGGCGGGCTTAGTGGTAATGGGCGTCGCCATGGCGCACCTTGCCGCGGAAAACCCAGTAGCCCATCGTCGTGTAGCCGATGATGATGGGGATGATGATGGCCGCGCCGACCAGCGTGAACATCTGGCTCGAACGCGGAGCGGCCGCTTCCCAGAGCGTGAGGCTCGACGGAATCGCGTAGGGCCACAGGCTCACGAGCAACCCGACGTAGCCGAGCAGCACGAGACCGAGCGCCATCATGAATGGCGTGTTGTGATGCCGGTCGCGCACCGCGCGGCGCATGAAGAACGTGCAGATCGCGACGAGGAACGGCACGGGCAGCAGGCGCCAGAAGATGCCGGCGTCGAACCAGCGCTGCGCAATCTCGGGTTCCTGCAGCGGCGTCCACAGACTGACGACGACGATGAAGCCGAGCAGCACGATCGTCAGCGGCCACACGACGCGATGCAGGCGCCGTTGCAGATCGCCTTCCGTCTTCGCGACGAGCCAGCAGCAGCCGAGCAGCGCATACGTGACGACGAGGCCGAGACCCGTCAGCAGCGAGAACGGCGTGAGCCAGCCGAATGCGTCACCCGCGAAGCTGCCGTCGACGACGGGGATGCCCTGCAAAAACGCGCCGAGCGCAATGCCCTGAAAGAATGCCGCGCCCGTCGATCCGCCGATGAACGCCAGATCCCAAAGATGCTTCGTGCGATTCGCCTTCGCGCGGATTTCGAACGACACACCGCGGAAAATCAGGCACACGAGCATGAAGACGAGCGGCAGATACAGCGCGGAAAGCACCGTCGAATAGACGATGGGAAACGCCGCGAACAGGCCAGCGCCGCCGAGCACGAGCCATGTCTCGTTGCCGTCCCAGACGGGCGCGACGGTGTTCATCATCAGGTCGCGTTCCTTTTCGTCGGGGAAGAACGGAAACACGATGCCGATGCCCAGATCGAAACCGTCCAGCACGACGTATATGAATAGGCCCAGTGCGATGATCGCGGCCCAGACTATGGTCACATCCATTTTTCTCTCGCGGGTATCGTAGGTTGGATCAGGCGTCGATCATCCGATCGACGGCAGATAGCGGGCGGCGCCCGGGCGTGTCGGGGATGTCATCCGGTGTGTGGCCGGGCAACGCGGGGCCCGAGCGCATCAGCTTGAACATGTAGTAGATGCCCGTGCCGAACACGAGGAAGTAGATGACGACGAACGCCATCAACGAAATGCCGACCTGCTGCGCGGAGAGTGGCGACACGGCTTCGACCGTGCGCTTGACGCCATACACGACCCACGGCTGACGGCCGACTTCCGTCGTCACCCAGCCGGCGAGCAGCGACAGAAAGCCCGTCGGTCCCATCGCGATTGCGATGCGGTGGAACCACTTCGCGTCGTACAGCTTGCCGCGCCGGCGCAGCGCCCAGGCGGCGATTGCGAAGCCGATCATCGCGACGCCGAGGCCCGCCATCACGCGGAAGCTCCAGAACACGACGGTCGAATTCGGGCGGTCCTCTTTCGGAAAGCTCTTCAGCCCGCGGATTTCGCCGTCCCAGCTATGCGTGAGGATCAGGCTGCCGAGGTGGGGAATCGACACGGCGTACTTCGTGGTTTCCGCCTGCATGTCGGGGATGCCGAACAGGTTCAGCGCCGTGCCGCCTTTCTCGGTGTCCCACAGACCTTCGATCGCCGCGATCTTCGCGGGCTGGTGTTCGCGCGTGTTCAGCCCGTGCGCGTCGCCGACGAAGG
Protein-coding regions in this window:
- a CDS encoding response regulator transcription factor codes for the protein MKFLVADDHELIRQGVKGLLRGLDPDAVFDEADTWETLAAAARPDANHDLAIVDLHMPGMTGASSLHALLKANPALPVVVLSAEESPDEMRAVLAAGALGFVPKRQPASVMLKAIELVLSGGAYVPMEALSLLGSRSADTATATATAEAAMTASATAIAGQTTAAPPEAAPVRIEALQPHQQHLLENLSPRQQEIMRLVHRGWTNKMIARDLGVAEGTIKVHLSVIFRALGVHNRATAIAVINGWLEAGKTL
- a CDS encoding hybrid sensor histidine kinase/response regulator, encoding MRADPIQRAIDEDLVRVLYAQDPIAFFTHWFSIAVLVAIYWNNIPHPHLFAACFIFYGFANCASLALWMCNRRWPESVSPRAWINLHAARGALLYSAPGLAIWFAFQSPHTDLPILHTVMLVTLAAGVFMSNGFDVANFATAIPFLLLPAIVLHFSTHAFDRTILAIVLAFFFCAINVYALSYRKLFQRVVQARVDQQALAESLAAQKLVAEEASLAKTRFFAAASHDLRQPLHAIGLLAASLNDTSATPVQHAKTASNIANNVEALNQLFNQVLDLARLESGVTQVIKLHFRLSELFDRVGNQYWPQAAAKGLALRIAPTDAVIHDDPVLLERILSNLLSNAVRYTESGAIWMGFRRAGRSEGGYIEVRDSGIGIPRAEQGRIFEEFYQVANPQRDARQGHGLGLPTVKRLVEMLGGQLQLRSVPGRGSVFRFPVQAGDPARIVAGLNDSVASGGAALGRHVLCIDDEPAILEGIQSLLGRWGCVVRGVPDERLALLAIDEGFMPDAVLCDYQLANHRTGAQALGAVRDALRRRGRERVVTLLITGDMASVELEALAMQGIPVLHKPVTPARLRRTLEMLWQQPGAIADRPGNRAESVTSEQPLTTRG
- the cydB gene encoding cytochrome d ubiquinol oxidase subunit II produces the protein MDVTIVWAAIIALGLFIYVVLDGFDLGIGIVFPFFPDEKERDLMMNTVAPVWDGNETWLVLGGAGLFAAFPIVYSTVLSALYLPLVFMLVCLIFRGVSFEIRAKANRTKHLWDLAFIGGSTGAAFFQGIALGAFLQGIPVVDGSFAGDAFGWLTPFSLLTGLGLVVTYALLGCCWLVAKTEGDLQRRLHRVVWPLTIVLLGFIVVVSLWTPLQEPEIAQRWFDAGIFWRLLPVPFLVAICTFFMRRAVRDRHHNTPFMMALGLVLLGYVGLLVSLWPYAIPSSLTLWEAAAPRSSQMFTLVGAAIIIPIIIGYTTMGYWVFRGKVRHGDAHYH